In Flavobacterium sp. N3904, one DNA window encodes the following:
- a CDS encoding UvrD-helicase domain-containing protein, with product MERPSFAIYDASAGSGKTYALVKEYLKIILTAHKNDAYRNILAITFTNKAVHEMKSRIVGSLSEFAKDEPNAKALDLMQDLAVDTALSIIQIKTKSQQIIKHIIHNYAAFDISTIDKFTHKVIRAFAHDLGLPMTFEVTLDTENLLIEAVDAIIAQAGEDETLTKLLIDFTMEKTDDDKSWDISREILETGKLVLNENNRNEITHFQDKSISDFIAVKEKLVQVCKDLEKENATLAEATLSLIDKNGIDLKSFSRGTFPNHLQSIADEKFNPKNKMFREFEDIAINKTAKDRALIENIISDLLQTLAEIYKNFEKRNFYKAFLKNITPLSLLNTVSNELAKIQNEQNVLSITEFNAIIHREIQNQPAPFIYERLGERYRHFFIDEFQDTSEMQWQNLIPLIDNALSGQDDSGQKGTLMIVGDPKQSIYRWRGGKAEQFIELSKDQNPFNNPDKKLEHLDKNYRSFSQVIEFNNDFFQLLSNEFNNADYKDLYENHSRQKTNNKVGGYVNISFLPKIEEQESDDEETLDKTAQYVLATLNTIQKVINEGFEYKDIVILTRKRSQGIAIANYLTEQSIPLLSSETLMIKNATEVRLIIHILKYLKNSSDLESKANFLQYLAQNKQKELPVHDFIAKGMELKEEAIFEKWLENCNIELSFQNIRKKSLYEAVEIIVSKFLKTNDNLETLSSATAYVQYFLDIVLERDVRNQAGISDFLNYWDKNSEKFSIPSPEGTNAVRIMTIHKSKGLEFPVVIMPFAEEDYNRKPKDKLWLNSEEQDFDMPKVLVDNSSAIEEFGSAASAVYNLKKQEELLDNINVLYVALTRAEEQLYIISQNIKPRKDGEYPSNMASFFVKYLIEQGLYDENQLEYAFGNLVKLSEKEKHIDTSKSIPVVSDVLNPKNIKIAQREALMWGTHQQEAIEFGNVIHEILSFVATKSDVELAINKAIENGLITIFQKDIVHNAIIEIVNHRDLLDHFAEGNEVLNEKTIIQKEGGTVKPDRIVINKAKEVFLLDYKTGLPNPKYKYQLENYQMAIEKMGFKVLKKALVYIGVEIDVVHL from the coding sequence ATGGAAAGACCTTCTTTCGCTATATACGACGCATCGGCAGGTTCCGGAAAAACATATGCTCTTGTCAAAGAATACCTCAAAATCATTCTCACGGCACACAAGAATGATGCTTACCGAAATATCCTTGCCATTACGTTTACCAACAAAGCGGTTCACGAAATGAAAAGCCGAATCGTAGGCAGTTTATCTGAATTTGCCAAAGATGAACCCAATGCCAAAGCGTTGGATTTGATGCAGGATTTGGCAGTAGATACAGCGCTTTCCATTATTCAAATTAAAACCAAATCCCAGCAAATCATCAAGCATATTATCCATAATTATGCCGCTTTTGATATATCGACGATCGATAAATTTACACATAAAGTAATTCGTGCTTTTGCACACGATTTAGGATTACCTATGACTTTTGAGGTGACTTTGGATACCGAAAATTTGCTAATTGAAGCCGTAGATGCCATCATTGCACAAGCAGGCGAAGATGAAACCCTAACTAAATTGCTCATCGATTTCACAATGGAAAAAACCGATGATGATAAATCTTGGGACATCTCGCGTGAAATTCTGGAAACGGGAAAATTAGTCCTGAATGAGAATAACCGGAATGAAATTACTCATTTTCAAGACAAATCAATAAGTGATTTTATAGCTGTAAAAGAAAAATTAGTTCAAGTCTGTAAAGATTTGGAAAAAGAAAATGCAACGCTTGCCGAAGCAACTTTATCATTAATTGATAAAAATGGAATTGATTTAAAATCATTTTCCAGAGGAACTTTTCCCAATCATCTGCAAAGCATTGCTGATGAAAAGTTCAATCCAAAAAATAAAATGTTTCGCGAGTTCGAAGATATTGCTATTAATAAAACTGCCAAAGACCGAGCTTTAATAGAAAATATCATTTCCGATTTATTACAAACTCTTGCGGAAATTTATAAAAACTTCGAAAAGAGGAATTTCTACAAAGCGTTCTTAAAAAACATCACCCCTTTATCATTATTAAATACAGTTAGTAATGAATTGGCAAAAATTCAAAATGAACAAAATGTGCTTTCGATAACCGAATTCAATGCAATTATTCACCGCGAAATCCAAAATCAGCCCGCTCCTTTTATATATGAGCGATTGGGAGAACGGTATCGTCACTTTTTTATTGACGAATTTCAGGATACTTCCGAAATGCAATGGCAAAACTTGATTCCGCTTATTGATAATGCGCTTTCGGGTCAAGACGATTCGGGACAAAAAGGAACTTTAATGATTGTAGGTGACCCAAAACAGTCCATTTACCGCTGGCGTGGCGGTAAAGCCGAGCAGTTTATCGAATTGAGCAAAGACCAAAACCCTTTCAACAATCCCGATAAAAAACTCGAACATTTAGACAAAAATTATAGAAGTTTTTCGCAGGTAATCGAATTCAACAATGATTTCTTTCAATTGTTGTCGAATGAGTTTAACAATGCAGATTATAAAGATTTATATGAAAATCATAGCCGGCAGAAGACGAATAACAAAGTAGGTGGTTATGTAAATATTTCATTTTTACCAAAAATTGAAGAACAAGAAAGTGACGATGAAGAGACTCTGGACAAAACGGCACAATATGTTTTGGCTACTTTAAATACCATTCAAAAAGTAATCAATGAAGGATTTGAATACAAAGACATTGTAATTCTGACCCGAAAGAGAAGCCAGGGAATAGCGATTGCCAATTATTTGACGGAACAAAGTATTCCGCTTTTGTCCTCCGAAACGTTGATGATTAAAAATGCAACCGAAGTTCGACTGATTATTCACATATTAAAATATTTAAAAAATAGTTCCGATTTAGAGTCAAAGGCTAACTTTTTACAATATTTGGCGCAAAATAAACAAAAGGAGTTGCCTGTTCATGATTTCATAGCCAAAGGAATGGAATTGAAAGAGGAAGCAATTTTCGAGAAGTGGCTTGAAAACTGTAATATTGAGCTTTCTTTTCAAAACATTAGAAAAAAATCATTGTATGAAGCGGTTGAAATTATTGTTTCAAAGTTTTTAAAAACCAATGATAATCTAGAAACTCTTTCCTCAGCAACGGCTTATGTTCAGTATTTCCTAGATATTGTTCTAGAGAGGGATGTTCGTAATCAAGCCGGAATTTCAGATTTTCTAAATTATTGGGATAAAAACTCTGAAAAATTTAGTATTCCTTCTCCCGAAGGCACAAATGCGGTTCGGATAATGACTATTCATAAATCAAAAGGATTGGAATTTCCAGTTGTTATTATGCCTTTTGCCGAAGAAGATTACAACAGAAAGCCAAAAGATAAATTATGGCTTAATTCAGAAGAGCAAGATTTTGATATGCCAAAAGTACTGGTAGATAACAGTAGTGCTATTGAAGAATTTGGTTCAGCAGCTTCGGCGGTTTATAATTTAAAAAAACAAGAAGAATTGTTGGACAATATTAATGTGTTGTACGTGGCTTTGACCCGAGCCGAAGAGCAATTGTATATTATCTCTCAAAACATAAAACCGAGAAAGGATGGAGAATATCCGAGTAATATGGCTTCTTTTTTTGTAAAATATTTGATTGAACAAGGGCTTTACGATGAAAATCAATTAGAATATGCATTCGGCAATTTGGTTAAGTTATCTGAAAAAGAAAAACATATTGATACTTCCAAAAGCATTCCTGTTGTTTCAGATGTGTTGAATCCTAAAAACATCAAAATTGCCCAAAGGGAAGCATTGATGTGGGGAACACATCAACAAGAAGCTATTGAGTTTGGTAATGTAATTCACGAAATTCTTTCTTTTGTAGCTACAAAAAGTGACGTGGAATTAGCAATTAACAAAGCGATTGAAAACGGATTAATTACGATATTTCAAAAAGACATTGTTCATAACGCTATTATTGAAATAGTTAATCATCGAGATTTATTGGATCATTTTGCTGAAGGGAATGAGGTCTTGAACGAAAAAACGATTATTCAAAAAGAGGGCGGTACAGTCAAGCCAGACCGAATAGTAATAAATAAGGCAAAAGAAGTCTTTTTACTGGACTATAAAACGGGGCTTCCCAATCCAAAATATAAATATCAATTGGAAAACTATCAAATGGCTATCGAAAAGATGGGATTCAAAGTGCTAAAAAAAGCACTTGTGTACATAGGAGTCGAAATCGATGTAGTACATTTGTAA
- the kbl gene encoding glycine C-acetyltransferase, translating into MYGKIQQHLQSELQTIEENGIFKKERIITSPQGAEITISTGETVLNFCANNYLGLSSHPEVVQAAKDAMDTHGFGMSSVRFICGTQDIHKTLEKKIADFYGTEDTILYAAAFDANGGVFEPLFGENDAIISDSLNHASIIDGVRLCKAARYRYENSNMEDLEQQLIRANEAGARFKIIVTDGVFSMDGVVAPLDKICDLADKYDALVMVDECHAAGFIGATGKGTLEAKGVMGRVDIITGTLGKALGGAMGGYTTAKKEIIELLRQRSRPYLFSNSLAPAIVGASIKVFELLEKDTTLRDQLEWNTNYFKAGMKKAGFDIVEGDSAIVPVMLYDAKLAQNMANELLKEGVYVIGFFFPVVSKDKARIRVQLSAAHTKEHLDKAIHAFVAVGKRLAVI; encoded by the coding sequence ATGTACGGTAAAATTCAACAACACTTACAATCAGAACTTCAAACTATTGAAGAAAACGGAATTTTCAAAAAAGAAAGAATAATTACTTCACCACAAGGAGCTGAAATTACGATTTCAACAGGTGAAACGGTCTTAAATTTTTGTGCTAATAACTATTTAGGACTGTCTTCACATCCCGAAGTAGTTCAAGCGGCCAAAGATGCTATGGATACTCATGGTTTTGGAATGTCATCTGTGCGTTTCATTTGTGGGACACAGGATATTCATAAAACATTAGAAAAAAAGATAGCGGATTTCTATGGCACTGAAGACACTATATTATACGCAGCAGCTTTTGATGCCAATGGAGGGGTTTTTGAACCTTTGTTTGGAGAAAATGACGCTATTATATCGGACAGCTTGAATCACGCTTCTATTATAGACGGAGTTCGTCTGTGCAAAGCGGCTCGTTATCGCTATGAAAATAGCAATATGGAAGATTTAGAGCAGCAATTAATTAGAGCAAATGAAGCAGGAGCTCGTTTTAAAATAATTGTGACCGATGGTGTTTTCTCTATGGACGGTGTTGTAGCACCTTTGGATAAAATATGTGACTTAGCTGATAAATATGATGCTTTGGTCATGGTGGATGAATGCCATGCTGCTGGATTTATTGGAGCAACAGGGAAAGGTACTCTAGAAGCCAAAGGAGTAATGGGACGTGTGGATATTATAACAGGAACATTAGGAAAAGCATTGGGAGGTGCTATGGGAGGATATACAACCGCCAAAAAAGAAATAATCGAATTATTGCGTCAAAGATCCAGACCTTATTTGTTTTCAAATTCATTAGCGCCAGCTATTGTTGGAGCTTCTATAAAGGTGTTTGAGTTGTTAGAAAAAGACACAACACTTAGAGATCAACTAGAATGGAATACCAATTATTTTAAAGCAGGAATGAAAAAAGCTGGTTTTGATATAGTAGAAGGAGACTCAGCTATAGTGCCAGTGATGTTATATGATGCAAAATTAGCCCAAAATATGGCCAACGAGTTATTGAAAGAGGGGGTTTATGTTATTGGATTCTTTTTTCCAGTGGTATCTAAGGATAAAGCTAGGATAAGAGTGCAGTTATCGGCGGCACATACAAAAGAACATTTGGATAAGGCAATTCATGCTTTTGTGGCTGTTGGTAAGAGACTTGCTGTAATATAA
- a CDS encoding OmpA family protein: MKHLNKLLVAGMMVMGLSSQAQDSNNKWAIGFGVNAIDYRSSAGGSFPDQFDQPFLVSEQWNILPSVSYITASRYVGSGFIVGLTGSINQIDKFVYAVPGQTAGGPNDYAVSNPGDLMYYGIDATVTYSFMELIKSKVIEPTLSVGGGYTFLGKESYGTVNPGVGLNLWFTENIGLSLLGTYKKSFGDRTYPASTSTPDAPSYTQYSAGLTFKFGAKDTDGDGIYDKDDACPEVAGLKQFNGCPDTDGDGIEDSKDKCPTIAGPAEFQGCPDTDGDGVADPDDACPTTPGLKQFKGCPDTDGDGTPDPSDKCPTVAGPASNGGCPIPVLDSDGDTIPDDVDACPLLAGPADNKGCPKVTAESLETLRVEARSIFFDTGKATFSTTQGNTSGRLDAIKEVLKNYPTAKFAINGYTDNVGKPAMNQKLSEARAKAVYDALVSRGINPANLTYTGYGDKNPVKSNKIASGRAENRRTEVVYVGGVDGVEIKK, from the coding sequence ATGAAACATCTTAACAAACTTTTAGTTGCTGGTATGATGGTGATGGGACTAAGTTCTCAAGCACAAGACAGCAACAATAAATGGGCTATCGGTTTTGGAGTAAACGCGATTGACTACAGATCAAGTGCAGGGGGAAGTTTTCCTGATCAGTTTGATCAACCTTTTCTGGTAAGTGAACAATGGAATATTCTTCCTTCTGTCTCTTATATTACTGCGTCTAGATACGTAGGTAGTGGATTTATCGTAGGACTTACAGGGTCTATCAACCAAATTGATAAATTTGTTTATGCTGTCCCTGGACAAACTGCAGGTGGCCCAAATGATTATGCTGTAAGCAATCCTGGAGACTTGATGTATTATGGTATCGATGCTACTGTAACATATAGTTTCATGGAATTAATTAAATCTAAAGTAATTGAGCCAACCTTAAGCGTTGGAGGTGGTTATACATTCTTAGGAAAAGAAAGCTACGGAACTGTAAATCCAGGTGTTGGATTAAACCTTTGGTTTACTGAAAACATTGGTCTTTCTTTATTAGGGACATACAAAAAATCTTTTGGAGATAGAACTTATCCAGCGTCAACAAGTACCCCAGATGCTCCTTCTTACACTCAATATTCTGCAGGTCTAACTTTCAAGTTTGGTGCTAAAGATACTGATGGAGATGGAATCTATGACAAGGATGATGCTTGTCCAGAAGTTGCAGGTTTAAAACAATTCAATGGTTGTCCTGATACAGATGGAGACGGAATCGAAGATTCTAAAGATAAATGTCCTACTATTGCAGGTCCAGCAGAATTCCAAGGATGTCCTGATACAGACGGAGACGGTGTAGCAGATCCTGATGATGCTTGTCCTACAACTCCTGGTTTAAAACAATTTAAAGGATGTCCAGATACTGACGGCGATGGTACTCCAGATCCTTCTGACAAATGTCCTACAGTTGCAGGTCCAGCAAGTAACGGTGGTTGTCCAATCCCAGTTTTAGATTCAGATGGAGATACTATTCCAGATGATGTAGATGCTTGTCCTTTATTAGCTGGTCCAGCTGATAACAAAGGGTGTCCTAAAGTAACTGCTGAATCATTAGAAACTCTTAGAGTTGAAGCTAGATCTATTTTCTTCGATACAGGTAAAGCAACTTTCAGTACAACTCAAGGTAACACATCTGGAAGATTGGATGCTATCAAAGAAGTATTGAAAAACTATCCTACTGCTAAGTTTGCTATAAACGGTTATACTGATAATGTTGGTAAACCTGCAATGAATCAAAAATTGTCAGAAGCTAGAGCTAAAGCAGTTTATGATGCATTAGTATCAAGAGGTATTAATCCAGCTAATTTGACTTATACAGGATATGGAGATAAAAATCCAGTAAAATCTAACAAAATTGCTTCAGGTAGAGCTGAAAACAGAAGAACTGAAGTTGTATATGTTGGAGGTGTTGATGGAGTTGAAATCAAAAAATAA
- a CDS encoding PD-(D/E)XK nuclease family protein produces the protein MTNISFLDKIGTVLLSEPNEVISNTIVVLPNKRAKIFLVEALKKQANENIFSPEIISVEDFVQDISGIRTIDPIELLFEFYEVYLSITQKRDQQSFELFANWAKTLLQDFNEIDRYLLDSNHVLSYLKDIEDIKKWGIEVENKTQLLENYIDFWKLLPKYYQSLYEHLLLKGIGYQGLIYREAVKNIDNFSKSIAGKQFVFAGFNALNASEEKIIQHLIANDQAKIYWDADQTFLNDPYHDAGLFVRRFKESWKHYKSHPFEWIVDDFSNTKSIQVIGTPKTIGQAKIAGSIIEQINIEKPDASLDKVAIVLGEENLLIPLLYSLPSSVGALNITMGYSSKNNPAQILIAKLFKMHTNALSRGNSSYVFYYKDVLDILTHPLIEPYANTSTLVSIINKNNYTFISHHKLLELNNNGSDLFSLVFQKWEKGSISVLEIISSLLLKVKNNLNNENEEEKITKSFVYAIFKVINKLINYYSNHKEIDTIDALHAIYKQVIDLAEVSFEGEPLNGLQIMGVLESRVLDFETVIITSMNEGKFPAGKSQNSFIPYDVKRELGLPTFKEKDAIYTYHFYHLLQRAKNIYLLYNTESEGLDAGEKSRFITQLEVEKQPKHNLTHEIYNAVLPETAYQPMVIPKSEKVMIRLKEIAEKGFSPSALTSYIRNPIQFYFQKILRISEVEEVEENIALNTLGTIIHETLRVLYEPFIGKFISETDIQNCIKRIDSEVLIQFKVVYKEGEIKKGRNLLAFEVAKRNVFNFLKVELESIKNGDAIKILELEKTFERMVQHPSLPFPVLIKGNVDRIEERNGIIRIIDYKTGKVEKSSVTLKSWKGLTADIKNDKIIQVLAYAYMYEENAKGKPIEAGIISFKNLKSGFLPFNFKEEKEGVSIINQEIQSNYLEQIVLLLNEILDASIPFEEKIL, from the coding sequence ATGACAAATATTTCTTTTTTAGATAAAATAGGAACAGTTCTATTATCAGAACCAAATGAGGTAATTTCTAATACAATTGTGGTATTACCCAATAAGCGAGCCAAAATATTTCTTGTTGAAGCATTAAAAAAACAGGCGAATGAAAATATATTCTCGCCAGAAATTATTAGTGTTGAAGATTTTGTTCAAGATATATCAGGGATAAGAACCATAGATCCAATTGAATTGTTATTCGAATTTTATGAAGTCTATTTGTCCATTACACAGAAAAGAGATCAACAATCTTTTGAGCTTTTTGCCAATTGGGCAAAAACATTACTCCAAGATTTCAATGAAATAGACCGCTATTTATTAGATTCAAATCATGTTTTGTCTTATTTAAAAGATATTGAAGACATCAAAAAATGGGGAATTGAAGTTGAAAATAAAACCCAGTTACTAGAAAACTACATTGATTTTTGGAAATTACTACCCAAATACTATCAATCTCTTTATGAACATTTACTGCTAAAGGGAATCGGGTATCAAGGTTTGATATACCGGGAAGCAGTAAAAAACATTGATAATTTTTCCAAATCTATTGCAGGAAAACAATTTGTCTTTGCAGGGTTTAATGCATTGAATGCTTCCGAAGAAAAAATAATTCAGCATCTTATTGCTAATGATCAGGCCAAAATATATTGGGACGCTGATCAAACATTCCTGAACGACCCTTATCACGATGCGGGTTTATTTGTGAGACGATTCAAAGAAAGCTGGAAACACTACAAATCACATCCTTTTGAATGGATAGTGGATGATTTTTCGAATACCAAAAGCATCCAAGTTATTGGTACACCAAAAACGATAGGTCAGGCCAAGATTGCTGGAAGTATTATTGAGCAAATAAATATTGAAAAACCTGATGCTTCACTAGATAAAGTGGCTATAGTTCTAGGTGAAGAGAATTTGTTAATTCCACTCTTGTATTCACTTCCAAGTTCGGTTGGAGCTTTGAATATTACTATGGGTTATTCGAGCAAAAACAACCCAGCGCAAATTCTGATAGCTAAATTATTTAAAATGCACACCAATGCATTGTCAAGAGGTAACAGTAGTTATGTTTTTTATTATAAAGATGTGCTGGATATATTAACCCATCCGTTAATTGAACCGTATGCCAACACAAGTACTTTGGTTAGTATTATTAATAAAAATAATTATACGTTTATCAGTCATCATAAATTATTGGAATTGAATAATAATGGCAGTGATTTATTTTCTCTGGTTTTTCAAAAATGGGAGAAGGGTTCGATTTCCGTTCTGGAAATAATTTCGAGTTTATTGCTAAAGGTTAAGAATAATTTGAACAATGAAAATGAAGAAGAAAAAATAACCAAATCCTTTGTTTATGCCATTTTTAAAGTAATTAATAAATTGATTAATTACTATTCTAACCACAAAGAAATTGATACGATTGATGCGTTGCATGCAATTTACAAGCAAGTAATTGATTTGGCTGAAGTTTCTTTTGAAGGAGAACCTTTAAACGGACTTCAAATTATGGGAGTTCTCGAAAGCAGGGTTTTGGACTTTGAAACGGTTATTATCACTTCTATGAACGAAGGAAAATTCCCAGCCGGTAAATCACAAAACTCATTTATTCCTTATGATGTAAAGCGCGAATTGGGGTTGCCCACTTTTAAAGAGAAAGATGCCATTTACACTTATCACTTTTATCATTTGTTGCAACGTGCCAAAAACATTTATTTGTTGTATAATACCGAAAGTGAAGGATTGGATGCTGGGGAAAAAAGTCGTTTCATTACCCAATTGGAGGTAGAGAAACAACCCAAACACAATTTAACCCACGAAATTTACAATGCTGTTTTGCCTGAAACTGCGTATCAACCAATGGTAATTCCGAAATCGGAAAAGGTTATGATACGTTTGAAAGAAATTGCTGAAAAAGGGTTTTCACCATCAGCTTTGACGAGTTATATACGGAATCCGATTCAGTTTTATTTTCAGAAAATTTTGCGAATAAGTGAAGTTGAGGAAGTTGAAGAAAACATTGCTTTGAATACTTTGGGGACTATTATTCATGAAACTTTACGAGTTTTATACGAACCTTTTATTGGTAAATTCATTTCAGAAACAGACATTCAAAATTGCATTAAGCGAATTGATTCCGAAGTTTTAATTCAATTTAAAGTAGTTTACAAAGAAGGGGAAATCAAAAAAGGGCGAAATTTATTGGCTTTTGAAGTCGCAAAACGCAATGTTTTTAATTTCCTGAAAGTAGAATTAGAAAGTATTAAAAATGGTGACGCCATAAAGATTCTGGAACTTGAAAAAACATTTGAAAGAATGGTTCAACATCCTAGTTTGCCATTTCCCGTTTTGATTAAAGGAAATGTAGACAGGATAGAAGAACGCAACGGTATCATCAGAATCATTGATTACAAAACGGGTAAAGTGGAGAAATCCAGTGTTACGCTTAAATCTTGGAAAGGATTGACAGCTGATATTAAAAACGATAAAATCATTCAGGTTTTGGCATACGCCTATATGTATGAAGAAAATGCCAAAGGCAAACCTATTGAGGCAGGAATTATTTCGTTCAAAAATCTAAAATCAGGATTCTTGCCTTTTAATTTTAAAGAAGAAAAAGAGGGTGTTTCTATTATTAACCAAGAAATCCAATCCAATTATTTAGAGCAAATTGTTTTGTTGTTGAATGAAATATTAGACGCATCAATTCCTTTTGAGGAGAAAATTTTATAA
- a CDS encoding ATP-binding cassette domain-containing protein: protein MKKHLLEMDSIQKHFDNKNILSDVYLKCETNDIIGLLGRNGSGKSTLLKIIFGIESADFKFVRIDGTVKSSTKDLFNEISYLPQDNCIPKAFSVRKAIQLSVSKENISEFYADEIIASILDKKIAHLSGGELRYLEIKIILNNTSKFVLLDEPYNGLSPLLVAKVNELIIKNSEIKGIIISDHNYENVIKVSNKLVLLKEGKAHHLHSKQELIEKGYLKEGML, encoded by the coding sequence TTGAAAAAGCATTTATTAGAAATGGATAGCATTCAAAAACATTTTGATAATAAAAATATATTGTCGGATGTTTATTTAAAATGCGAAACAAATGATATTATTGGGCTTCTTGGCAGAAATGGTTCGGGTAAGTCAACTTTGCTGAAAATTATATTTGGTATTGAATCTGCCGATTTTAAGTTTGTTAGAATTGACGGGACTGTTAAATCTTCCACAAAGGATTTGTTTAACGAAATTAGTTACCTGCCTCAAGATAATTGTATTCCGAAGGCATTTTCAGTTAGAAAAGCGATTCAACTGTCTGTTTCAAAGGAAAATATTTCAGAGTTTTATGCAGATGAAATTATTGCATCGATTTTAGATAAAAAAATTGCTCATTTGTCTGGTGGTGAATTGCGCTATTTGGAAATTAAAATTATCCTGAATAATACTTCAAAATTTGTTTTGTTGGATGAACCTTATAATGGTCTATCACCTTTGTTGGTAGCGAAAGTCAATGAATTAATAATTAAGAATTCAGAAATCAAAGGAATTATTATTTCTGACCATAATTATGAGAATGTAATCAAAGTGTCAAATAAATTGGTTTTGCTCAAAGAAGGCAAGGCACATCATCTACATTCTAAACAAGAATTGATAGAGAAAGGCTATTTAAAAGAAGGAATGCTTTAG
- a CDS encoding alpha/beta fold hydrolase, with translation METLLYKNTQISYSDSGKGNAVVLLHGFLENKTMWEVYVTELSKRNRIITIDLLGHGKTESLGYIQTMEENADVVHEVLSKLRIRKAILVGHSMGGYVALAFAEMYPEKMKGLVLLNSTSKEDSPERKKNRDRAIKAVKKDYETFIRLSIANLFSEDNREILSNEIEGVKIQAIKTPLQGIVASLEGMKVRKDREFLLHTTTYPKLLILGKKDPVLNYEENLEQIKGTDVELVTFEDGHMSSIENQAELLTVLAKFFKET, from the coding sequence TTGGAAACACTTCTATACAAAAACACTCAAATTTCGTATTCCGATTCTGGAAAAGGAAACGCTGTAGTCTTGCTTCACGGTTTTCTAGAAAACAAAACCATGTGGGAGGTTTATGTTACCGAATTAAGCAAAAGAAACCGAATCATAACCATTGATTTATTGGGTCACGGCAAAACCGAAAGTTTGGGTTACATACAAACCATGGAAGAAAATGCCGATGTCGTTCACGAGGTTTTATCCAAATTACGAATTCGAAAAGCTATTCTTGTGGGACATTCTATGGGCGGTTATGTGGCTTTGGCTTTCGCCGAAATGTATCCCGAAAAAATGAAAGGATTGGTATTGCTCAACTCTACTTCTAAAGAAGACAGCCCAGAACGAAAGAAAAATAGAGACCGCGCCATAAAAGCTGTCAAAAAAGATTACGAAACCTTTATTAGACTTTCTATTGCCAATTTGTTTAGCGAAGACAATAGAGAAATTCTAAGTAATGAAATTGAAGGTGTGAAGATTCAAGCTATAAAAACACCCTTACAGGGAATTGTGGCCTCATTGGAAGGAATGAAAGTTCGAAAAGACCGAGAGTTTCTTTTACACACCACAACCTACCCAAAATTATTGATTCTTGGAAAAAAAGATCCCGTTCTCAATTACGAAGAAAACCTCGAACAAATAAAAGGAACTGATGTTGAACTGGTCACTTTTGAAGATGGACACATGAGTTCTATTGAAAATCAAGCTGAATTACTTACTGTTTTAGCTAAATTTTTTAAAGAAACCTAA